A window of the Gossypium arboreum isolate Shixiya-1 chromosome 2, ASM2569848v2, whole genome shotgun sequence genome harbors these coding sequences:
- the LOC108464225 gene encoding probable L-type lectin-domain containing receptor kinase S.5, whose amino-acid sequence MATLPIVDLLLLAIIIVVSCIKVQCFDFKFSDFEEENRKDLLLSKNSTIFRDAIQITPDLNGDIKNTPGRAFYGKKFKLWSKKKGKIASFNTTFVINISNKDSPEVGEGLAFVLSADSNVPQESFGQWLGIVNATTNGTSRARIVGVEFDTRKSYEEEPDGNHVGLDINSCYSIEQQSLSGYGINLSMGVDVRAVVQYDGKNMTVFVSNGSETQSSNPVLSVPVDLSSFLPETVHVGFSASTGNFTELNCVRAWEFHGDDVGDDSNLLWVWIVIPILVLGLILGLGIYLRRRSKKDDLERGYANIEAHIKSSTAPRRFKLRELKRATGNFNHKNKLGKGGFGTVYKGVWKEKEIAVKRVSKKSHQGNQEFIAEVTTIGNLNHKNLVKLIGWCYENRELLLVYEYMPNGSLDKFIFYDEKTGKGESNQPNLSWETRLIIIQGVAEALDYLHNGCEKRVLHRDVKCSNIMLDSEFNAKLGDFGLARTIQQREKTHHSTIEIAGTPGYMAPETFLISRATVETDVYSYGVLLLEVVCGRKLGNQSELSNYNNSIVNWLWEYYSKGRITDAADSNLDRDFAEKEVESALILGLACCHPNPHFRPSMKTVSAVLAGEMDPPQVPLERPSFVWPAVPPVFTESDYSLTGSQSQFSTFSEVDGR is encoded by the coding sequence ATGGCAACTTTGCCGATAGTCGACCTGCTGCTTCTGGCAATCATAATCGTAGTTTCTTGCATTAAAGTGCAGTGTTTTGATTTCAAGTTTTCAGATTTCGAAGAAGAGAACAGAAAAGATTTGTTGCTGAGTAAGAATTCAACTATTTTCAGAGATGCCATCCAAATCACACCTGATCTTAATGGTGATATTAAAAACACACCAGGCAGGGCATTCTATGGGAAGAAATTCAAGCTGTGGagcaaaaagaaaggaaaaatagcaTCTTTCAACACAACTTTCGTTATTAATATCAGTAACAAAGATTCACCAGAGGTTGGGGAAGGTTTAGCCTTTGTGCTAAGTGCAGATTCTAATGTCCCACAGGAGAGCTTCGGCCAATGGCTCGGCATAGTCAATGCAACCACCAATGGAACCTCTCGAGCTAGGATCGTCGGCGTGGAGTTCGACACTAGGaagagttatgaagaagaacctgACGGTAACCATGTTGGCTTGGATATTAATAGCTGTTATTCAATTGAACAGCAATCATTGAGTGGCTATGGGATTAACCTTTCCATGGGGGTCGATGTACGGGCCGTTGTTCAATACGATGGCAAAAACATGACTGTTTTCGTTTCTAATGGAAGCGAGACCCAAAGTAGTAATCCAGTATTATCAGTGCCTGTGGATCTCTCCTCGTTTCTTCCTGAAACTGTTCATGTGGGATTCTCAGCTTCAACTGGAAACTTCACAGAGTTGAACTGTGTAAGAGCTTGGGAATTCCATGGTGATGATGTTGGGGATGATTCAAATCTATTGTGGGTTTGGATTGTTATCCCAATTCTCGTTCTGGGTTTGATTTTGGGGCTTGGGATTTATTTGAGGAGGAGATCCAAAAAGGATGATTTGGAAAGAGGTTATGCAAATATAGAAGCTCATATTAAGAGCTCTACTGCTCCAAGAAGGTTTAAACTAAGAGAACTGAAAAGAGCAACAGGCAATTTTAATCACAAAAACAAGCTTGGGAAAGGTGGATTTGGGACAGTTTACAAAGGGGtttggaaagaaaaagaaatagctGTGAAAAGGGTGTCCAAGAAATCACATCAAGGTAACCAAGAATTCATAGCTGAGGTTACCACAATTGGTAACTTAAACCACAAGAATCTTGTGAAGCTAATTGGATGGTGCTATGAGAACCGAGAACTCCTCCTTGTGTATGAATACATGCCGAATGGAAGCCTTGATAAGTTCATATTCTATGATGAGAAAACAGGGAAAGGTGAATCAAATCAACCAAATCTCAGTTGGGAAACTAGGCTCATCATTATACAAGGGGTGGCTGAGGCACTTGATTATCTTCACAATGGGTGTGAGAAAAGGGTGCTTCATCGGGACGTAAAATGTAGCAACATAATGTTGGATTCGGAGTTCAATGCTAAATTGGGAGATTTCGGATTGGCAAGAACGATTCAACAAAGAGAAAAAACGCACCATTCAACGATAGAGATCGCAGGCACTCCTGGTTATATGGCACCGGAAACATTTCTTATAAGCAGAGCGACGGTTGAAACCGATGTTTATTCGTATGGTGTGCTTCTCCTTGAAGTTGTATGTGGAAGGAAGCTTGGTAATCAGAGTGAGTTGAGTAATTATAACAACAGCATTGTGAATTGGCTATGGGAATATTATAGCAAAGGAAGGATTACAGATGCTGCGGATTCGAATTTGGATCGAGACTTTGCGGAAAAAGAAGTGGAATCCGCACTTATATTGGGTTTAGCCTGTTGCCATCCGAACCCACATTTCAGGCCATCAATGAAGACTGTTTCGGCGGTTCTTGCAGGGGAAATGGATCCACCACAGGTGCCACTAGAAAGGCCTTCATTTGTGTGGCCTGCAGTGCCCCCTGTTTTCACCGAGTCAGATTATTCTCTCACCGGATCCCAATCCCAATTCAGTACATTTTCTGAGGTCGATGGAAGATGA
- the LOC108463401 gene encoding metal tolerance protein C2 isoform X1: protein MEKNKSFKYSSQEPESPYSWNAEFGISNASDRRYAFSRQSSFKQSMRDPQTPSFSNGSSKPFLSRNVSSIDIPPGFYSVDHSTEGNFDAKGSADKFLVFDSVFWVFRVMRTGNRQMKRLLIMISLNVAYSTAELAIGLFTGRIGLVSDAFHLTFGCGLLTFSLFAMAASRRKPDSVYTYGYQRLEVLSAFTNALFLLFLSFSLAVEALHAFIQDESEHKHYLIVSAVTNLLVNLMGVWFFRNYARVNLVYRKPEDMNYHSVCLHVLADSVRSAGLILASWFLSLGVNNAEVLCLGLVSVAVFMLVMPLFKASGGVLLQMAPPNISSSALAKCWWQITSHEDVIEVSQARFWELVPGHVVGSLSLQVKKEMDDRRILEYAHNLYHELGMHDLTVQTDYA, encoded by the exons atggagaAAAACAAATCTTTCAAATACTCCTCTCAGGAGCCCGAATCACCTTATTCATGGAATGCCGAATTCGGAATCAGCAACGCAAGCGATCGGCGTTACGCGTTTTCGCGGCAATCATCGTTTAAACAGTCGATGAGAGATCCTCAAACGCCCAGCTTTTCCAATGGTTCCTCCAAGCCTTTCTTATCGAGGAATGTTTCAAGCATCGATATACCCCCAGGGTTTTACTCTGTTGACCATTCAACGGAAGGAAATTTCGATGCCAAAGGATCGGCTGATAAATTCTTGGTTTTCGATTCGGTTTTCTGGGTTTTTCGGGTTATGAGAACTGGTAATCGCCAAATGAAGAGGTTGCTGATTATGATTTCACTTAATGTGGCGTATTCTACGGCTGAGTTGGCGATTGGGCTCTTTACGGGTCGTATCG GTCTGGTATCTGATGCCTTTCATTTAACATTTGGCTGTGGTCTCTTGACGTTTTCATTATTTGCAATGGCTGCTTCTCGGAGAAAGCCTGATAGTGTTTATACTTATGG GTACCAAAGACTTGAAGTATTGTCTGCTTTCACCAATGCT CTATTTCTATTGTTCTTGTCATTCTCCTTAGCTGTGGAAGCACTTCACGCTTTTATCCAAGATGAATCAGAGCACAA ACATTATTTGATTGTTTCGGCTGTGACAAATCTGTTGGTGAATCTCATGGGTGTTTGGTTCTTTAGAAATTATGCTCGAGTCAATCTTG TATACAGGAAACCTGAAGATATGAATTACCACTCAGTTTGCCTGCATGTTCTTGCAGATTCCGTTCGCAG tgCAGGTTTGATATTGGCATCCTGGTTTCTCTCTCTTGG AGTTAATAATGCAGAAGTTCTGTGCTTGGGACTAGTTTCGGTGGCAGTCTTTATGCTTGTCATGCCTCTATTTAAAGCTAGTGGTGGTGTCTTGCTTCAGATGGCACCACCCAATATTTCATCTTCAGCCTTGGCCAAATGCTGGTGGCAG ATTACGTCCCACGAAGATGTTATAGAAGTTTCTCAAGCTCGGTTTTGGGAACTAGTGCCTGGTCATGTTGTTGGATCCCTTTCACTTCAG GTGAAGAAAGAGATGGATGATCGGCGGATACTAGAGTATGCGCataatttgtaccatgaattggGAATGCATGATTTGACAGTGCAAACTGATTATGCATGA
- the LOC108463401 gene encoding metal tolerance protein C2 isoform X2: MEKNKSFKYSSQEPESPYSWNAEFGISNASDRRYAFSRQSSFKQSMRDPQTPSFSNGSSKPFLSRNVSSIDIPPGFYSVDHSTEGNFDAKGSADKFLVFDSVFWVFRVMRTGNRQMKRLLIMISLNVAYSTAELAIGLFTGRIGLVSDAFHLTFGCGLLTFSLFAMAASRRKPDSVYTYGYQRLEVLSAFTNALFLLFLSFSLAVEALHAFIQDESEHKHYLIVSAVTNLLVNLMGVWFFRNYARVNLVYRKPEDMNYHSVCLHVLADSVRRFDIGILVSLSWS, from the exons atggagaAAAACAAATCTTTCAAATACTCCTCTCAGGAGCCCGAATCACCTTATTCATGGAATGCCGAATTCGGAATCAGCAACGCAAGCGATCGGCGTTACGCGTTTTCGCGGCAATCATCGTTTAAACAGTCGATGAGAGATCCTCAAACGCCCAGCTTTTCCAATGGTTCCTCCAAGCCTTTCTTATCGAGGAATGTTTCAAGCATCGATATACCCCCAGGGTTTTACTCTGTTGACCATTCAACGGAAGGAAATTTCGATGCCAAAGGATCGGCTGATAAATTCTTGGTTTTCGATTCGGTTTTCTGGGTTTTTCGGGTTATGAGAACTGGTAATCGCCAAATGAAGAGGTTGCTGATTATGATTTCACTTAATGTGGCGTATTCTACGGCTGAGTTGGCGATTGGGCTCTTTACGGGTCGTATCG GTCTGGTATCTGATGCCTTTCATTTAACATTTGGCTGTGGTCTCTTGACGTTTTCATTATTTGCAATGGCTGCTTCTCGGAGAAAGCCTGATAGTGTTTATACTTATGG GTACCAAAGACTTGAAGTATTGTCTGCTTTCACCAATGCT CTATTTCTATTGTTCTTGTCATTCTCCTTAGCTGTGGAAGCACTTCACGCTTTTATCCAAGATGAATCAGAGCACAA ACATTATTTGATTGTTTCGGCTGTGACAAATCTGTTGGTGAATCTCATGGGTGTTTGGTTCTTTAGAAATTATGCTCGAGTCAATCTTG TATACAGGAAACCTGAAGATATGAATTACCACTCAGTTTGCCTGCATGTTCTTGCAGATTCCGTTCGCAG GTTTGATATTGGCATCCTGGTTTCTCTCTCTTGG AGTTAA
- the LOC108466854 gene encoding uncharacterized protein LOC108466854, with protein MEAATANPNDVQVQHVTKKSSDELLRKFVELDDDDGGGNKGAAFTKELRVMVVKRRKRSGFPRSRRESLGHCESPSNNGTTGLVERKWLLPPPATRRSTFLKQLGIGRSQIRARKIRNRSIFGTIEKTWRKTIEGASKVFMEKHYNRHRRLINDVV; from the exons ATGGAAGCTGCTACTGCTAATCCTAATGATGTTCAAGTTCAACATGTTACTAAGAAATCGTCTGATGAGTTGCTGAGGAAGTTCGTTGAGCTCGATGATGATGATGGTGGAGGTAATAAGGGGGCGGCTTTTACGAAAGAGTTAAGGGTAATGGTGGTGAAACGGCGAAAAAGGAGTGGGTTTCCCAGGTCCAGAAGGGAATCATTAGGTCACTGTGAGAGTCCTTCCAACAATGGTACCACCGGCTTAGTTGAGCGGAAATGGCTTCTTCCTCCGCCCGCCACACGCCGGTCTACTTTTCTTAAGCAACTTGGGATCGGGAGGTCGCAGATAAGAGCTAGGAAAATCAGGAACAGGTCCATCTTTGGCACCATTGAGAAG ACATGGCGTAAAACCATAGAAGGAGCTTCCAAAGTATTCATGGAGAAACATTATAATAGGCACAGGCGTTTGATTAATGATGTTGTCTAG